Proteins co-encoded in one Sulfurovum xiamenensis genomic window:
- a CDS encoding ATP phosphoribosyltransferase regulatory subunit, giving the protein MIFEHEIPSGSRLYFGQSAKIKREIERIASETLETLGFEEIVTPLFSYHQHECFEDQKLLVRLNDAENHEVTLRADSTADVVRIVTKRLGRSTESKKWFYIQPTVTFPTKEQYQIGAEVIDGTFKDIAETTTTLLKQIGSEPVMQIANIRIPHLLNEKYGVSLDVLKSMHVEQIMAADLPWIEQLVRINAVSDLEDLNPFPDDIKAELEKIKEATDKVAYNNMVISPLFYAKMRYYDSLTFRMFEDNSLLAMGGIYTIDGVEAAGFALYTDECISNKMNRG; this is encoded by the coding sequence ATGATATTTGAACACGAGATCCCTAGTGGGAGTAGGCTTTATTTTGGACAAAGTGCCAAGATAAAAAGAGAGATAGAACGTATCGCCAGTGAAACATTGGAGACGCTTGGATTTGAAGAGATCGTTACACCGCTCTTCTCTTACCACCAGCATGAATGTTTCGAAGACCAAAAGCTCTTGGTCAGACTGAATGATGCAGAAAATCACGAAGTCACGTTACGTGCAGACTCCACGGCAGATGTGGTGCGTATCGTGACCAAAAGATTGGGGCGTAGTACAGAGTCAAAAAAGTGGTTCTATATCCAACCAACAGTGACGTTCCCGACAAAAGAGCAGTATCAGATCGGGGCAGAAGTGATTGATGGTACCTTTAAAGACATCGCAGAGACAACGACAACGCTTTTAAAGCAGATAGGATCCGAACCTGTGATGCAGATAGCCAATATCCGTATCCCGCATCTTTTAAATGAAAAATACGGGGTCTCTTTAGATGTATTGAAATCGATGCATGTGGAACAGATCATGGCGGCAGATCTGCCTTGGATCGAACAGCTTGTAAGAATCAATGCTGTCAGTGACCTTGAAGATCTTAACCCATTCCCTGATGACATCAAAGCGGAACTTGAAAAGATCAAAGAAGCCACAGATAAAGTAGCGTACAACAACATGGTTATCTCTCCACTCTTCTATGCGAAGATGAGATACTATGACTCTTTGACATTCAGAATGTTTGAAGACAACAGTCTTTTGGCAATGGGCGGAATATACACCATAGACGGCGTAGAAGCAGCAGGATTTGCACTCTATACAGATGAGTGTATCAGTAATAAAATGAACAGAGGATAA
- a CDS encoding SCO family protein: protein MKKIVMLVLLFLTVLQAESLGVNEKLGEYVPLDLTFIDEDGKSRTLKEYMDGKPTIISLNYFRCAGICTPQLEDMAKMLSKLDLAENTDYKVLTISFAPDETPPLAKAKRKTMLAAMSRPYVKDAWHFLLSENNSSAILADKVGFTYKKEVSRAGVVEWIHAASLIVISPEGKITRYLNGIEQLPFDVKMAVLESAQGKVGPTIAKTLLYCFAYDPKGKTYVFAWEKIAATVILTITIIFFIWLIKAGRRDQEEHLNQRRDIDE, encoded by the coding sequence ATGAAGAAAATTGTGATGCTTGTATTACTGTTTCTAACTGTACTACAAGCAGAGTCTTTAGGTGTAAATGAAAAGTTAGGGGAATACGTTCCGCTTGATTTAACATTTATAGATGAAGACGGTAAAAGTAGAACACTTAAAGAGTATATGGATGGAAAACCAACTATTATCTCTTTGAACTACTTTAGATGTGCAGGTATCTGTACACCACAACTAGAAGATATGGCAAAAATGTTGTCTAAGCTTGACTTGGCTGAAAATACTGACTACAAAGTATTGACTATCAGTTTTGCACCGGATGAAACACCGCCTTTAGCAAAAGCGAAAAGAAAGACGATGTTAGCCGCTATGAGCAGACCCTACGTGAAGGATGCATGGCACTTTTTACTCAGTGAAAACAACTCTTCGGCTATTTTGGCTGACAAAGTTGGATTTACCTATAAAAAGGAAGTATCCAGAGCGGGTGTGGTTGAGTGGATCCATGCTGCATCATTGATAGTCATTTCACCAGAAGGAAAGATCACACGTTACCTTAACGGTATCGAACAACTTCCTTTTGATGTGAAAATGGCAGTATTGGAGTCAGCACAAGGCAAGGTTGGACCGACCATAGCTAAAACATTACTGTATTGTTTCGCATACGATCCAAAAGGCAAAACCTATGTTTTTGCCTGGGAGAAGATAGCAGCAACAGTAATATTAACGATTACAATTATCTTTTTTATCTGGCTTATTAAGGCAGGAAGAAGAGATCAAGAAGAACATCTAAATCAAAGGAGAGACATAGATGAGTAA
- a CDS encoding pyridoxal-phosphate-dependent aminotransferase family protein → MLLFTPGPTPVPESVRQAMATPTIHHRTPEFEAIFKEARERLLKLLGMDECVMIASSGTGAMQACMLNLCKSKALTVNAGKFGERFGKIADAMGRDKVELSYEWNTPCSVADVENALNENADIDAIFIQVCESAGGLRHPVEAIAKRAKEINPDIMIVADGITAVGVERIDISNIDALVTGSQKALMLPPGLAMIGLSQAAVEKIGKGEDYYFNLASEIKKQQQNTTAYTAATTLIIGLNAIFDAIEEEGVDALYANTAARACATQAALEAIGFSMYPQTPAPSMSTVFDEDAEPIRKLLKTKYGVNMAGGQDHLKGKIFRINQMGLIPVYESAWVVNAIELALADLGRRAFDGTAGRVFNETYFEKSN, encoded by the coding sequence ATGCTACTTTTTACCCCAGGACCTACACCAGTACCGGAGTCTGTACGCCAAGCTATGGCAACACCTACGATACACCATAGAACACCAGAATTTGAAGCTATTTTTAAAGAAGCCCGTGAACGACTTTTAAAACTTCTTGGGATGGATGAGTGTGTGATGATAGCCTCTTCAGGCACAGGTGCAATGCAGGCATGTATGTTAAACCTGTGTAAGAGCAAGGCTTTGACGGTAAATGCCGGTAAGTTTGGTGAGCGTTTCGGGAAGATCGCTGATGCAATGGGAAGAGACAAAGTGGAGCTCAGCTATGAGTGGAATACACCTTGTTCAGTTGCCGATGTTGAGAATGCTTTGAATGAGAATGCGGATATCGATGCGATCTTTATACAGGTGTGTGAAAGTGCCGGCGGACTTCGTCATCCTGTAGAAGCGATTGCGAAAAGAGCCAAAGAGATCAACCCTGATATTATGATCGTAGCAGATGGTATCACGGCGGTAGGTGTAGAGCGTATTGATATCTCGAATATCGATGCATTGGTGACAGGAAGCCAAAAAGCGTTGATGCTCCCTCCTGGACTTGCGATGATCGGTCTTTCACAGGCAGCTGTAGAGAAGATAGGTAAAGGGGAAGACTACTACTTCAACCTTGCTTCAGAGATCAAAAAACAGCAGCAGAACACGACAGCATATACGGCTGCAACAACACTGATCATAGGGCTCAATGCTATCTTCGATGCGATCGAGGAAGAGGGTGTCGATGCTTTATATGCAAATACAGCAGCAAGAGCATGTGCAACACAGGCAGCACTGGAAGCGATAGGTTTTTCCATGTATCCTCAAACACCGGCACCATCTATGAGTACAGTGTTCGATGAAGATGCTGAACCTATACGTAAACTGCTTAAAACAAAGTATGGTGTAAATATGGCAGGTGGGCAAGACCACCTCAAAGGTAAGATATTCCGTATCAACCAAATGGGTCTTATCCCTGTCTATGAGTCTGCATGGGTAGTGAATGCTATTGAGTTGGCTTTGGCTGACCTCGGTAGAAGAGCGTTTGATGGTACGGCAGGCCGTGTTTTTAACGAAACGTATTTTGAGAAGAGTAACTAA
- the rdgB gene encoding RdgB/HAM1 family non-canonical purine NTP pyrophosphatase — MRIVLATGNKGKLREFKQMCEDEVVAFSELLGEFDIVEDGDTFAANALIKARKIYEKLGEEYLVISDDSGISLPLLDGAPGIYSARYAGEGATDKENLYKLIEAVKEKGLKSTPAYYTAAIAIVSKYGEYVVHGWMHGDVIDEVRGDKGFGYDPIFIPAGFDKTLGELDDCVKKAISHRAQALKLAKPIIQMLKGKA, encoded by the coding sequence ATGCGTATCGTTCTAGCGACAGGGAACAAAGGAAAACTACGTGAATTCAAACAGATGTGTGAAGATGAAGTGGTTGCTTTTTCTGAACTTTTAGGTGAATTTGATATCGTAGAAGACGGTGATACATTTGCTGCCAATGCACTCATTAAAGCACGTAAGATCTATGAAAAACTGGGTGAAGAGTATCTAGTGATATCTGATGACAGTGGTATCTCTCTGCCACTACTGGACGGGGCACCGGGTATTTACTCCGCACGTTATGCAGGAGAGGGTGCCACAGACAAAGAGAACCTCTATAAGCTGATAGAAGCGGTGAAAGAAAAAGGTTTGAAGTCTACACCGGCATATTATACGGCAGCGATCGCTATTGTCTCCAAATATGGAGAGTATGTGGTGCATGGATGGATGCATGGGGATGTCATAGATGAGGTAAGAGGCGACAAAGGGTTTGGGTATGATCCGATCTTCATTCCTGCAGGATTTGACAAGACTTTGGGTGAGTTGGATGATTGTGTTAAAAAAGCGATCTCACACAGAGCACAAGCATTGAAGTTGGCCAAACCGATCATACAAATGTTAAAGGGTAAAGCATGA
- a CDS encoding D-alanine--D-alanine ligase produces MKIAILFGGSSYEHEISIVSAITMKKVLKNATLVYIFVSSDRKFYLIDTQKINSKLFSSGEYKKSKELTLKNGGFQVDGMFGSKRIDFDVALNLIHGRDGEDGKIASLMEFYTIPFISPRIEASALSYNKLYTKFLAESVGVKTVAYEYLSKNDERKIAMPYPIIIKPVRLGSSIGVSIVKDASELDYALDVAFEFDTDVIIEPFIEGVKEFNQAGTYTNDWELSIVEEPHKEEFLDFEKKYMDFSRDSQVLAADISDALKAKIQESFKKIYDPLFRGSIIRCDFFVVEGKVLLNEINPIPGSMANYLFEDFEGLVERLSKHLPKEQNIAVDYQYIHSIQSAKGKA; encoded by the coding sequence ATGAAAATAGCGATATTGTTTGGTGGATCCAGTTATGAACATGAGATAAGCATTGTGTCTGCCATTACAATGAAAAAAGTTTTAAAAAACGCTACACTGGTCTATATCTTTGTAAGCAGTGACAGAAAATTTTATCTCATAGATACGCAGAAGATCAATTCTAAACTCTTTTCATCAGGTGAATATAAAAAATCCAAAGAATTGACACTTAAAAATGGTGGTTTCCAGGTAGATGGTATGTTTGGAAGCAAGCGTATCGATTTTGATGTAGCACTGAACCTTATCCATGGAAGAGATGGAGAGGATGGGAAGATAGCATCATTGATGGAATTCTACACGATTCCTTTCATCTCCCCTAGAATAGAAGCTTCGGCACTCTCTTATAACAAACTTTATACCAAATTTTTAGCAGAAAGTGTAGGTGTCAAAACGGTAGCCTACGAATATCTTTCTAAAAATGATGAGAGAAAGATCGCTATGCCATACCCTATTATTATCAAACCGGTCCGTTTGGGTTCCAGCATAGGTGTAAGTATTGTAAAAGACGCTTCAGAGCTTGATTATGCGCTTGATGTCGCTTTTGAATTTGACACCGATGTGATCATAGAACCTTTTATCGAAGGGGTGAAAGAGTTTAACCAGGCAGGGACATACACGAATGATTGGGAACTTTCTATCGTAGAAGAACCTCACAAAGAGGAGTTCCTGGATTTTGAAAAAAAATACATGGACTTTTCGAGAGATTCTCAAGTTTTGGCAGCGGATATTTCAGATGCGCTAAAAGCGAAGATCCAAGAGAGTTTCAAAAAGATCTATGACCCTCTTTTCAGAGGGAGTATCATACGTTGTGACTTTTTTGTTGTTGAGGGTAAAGTACTTCTGAACGAGATCAACCCTATCCCGGGTTCTATGGCGAATTATCTGTTCGAAGATTTTGAAGGGTTGGTAGAGAGACTTTCAAAACATCTTCCTAAAGAGCAAAATATAGCAGTAGATTACCAATACATACATTCTATCCAAAGTGCAAAAGGCAAAGCCTAA
- the carA gene encoding glutamine-hydrolyzing carbamoyl-phosphate synthase small subunit, with the protein MNKISLYFENGLMLEAKSFGAEGTSVGEIVFNTSLTGYQEITTDPSYAGQFVTFTTPEIGNVGCNAQDMESKGAYCKGVIVRSYQDRPSNFRCEETLAELLKRENVLGITEIDTRFLTKMLRDEGAMMMVASTEIHDQDALKKVLDSSPRIEEVNYIEQVSTKESYIHPEGRYNTDTFQYDAPNTTKKIIALDFGIKRNILNELTHAGMEVTVVPNSISAEEIIEKVDAKECDGVFLSNGPGDPLILTEEHEKIKKLIARKVPIFGICLGHQLLSISHGYDTYKLKFGHHGGNHPVSNVVTGKVEITAQNHNYNVPDNITEVATVTHMNLFDNTIEGLKYNDSPTMSVQHHPEASPGPHESAYIFGEFAKML; encoded by the coding sequence ATGAATAAGATATCTTTGTATTTTGAAAATGGATTGATGCTTGAAGCAAAAAGTTTTGGTGCAGAAGGTACGTCTGTAGGAGAGATCGTTTTTAATACATCTCTGACAGGATACCAAGAGATCACGACAGACCCTTCTTATGCAGGACAATTTGTGACATTCACGACACCCGAGATAGGTAATGTAGGGTGCAATGCTCAAGATATGGAGAGTAAAGGTGCCTACTGTAAAGGGGTCATCGTACGCAGTTATCAGGATCGCCCTTCTAACTTTAGATGTGAAGAGACGTTAGCAGAGTTGCTCAAAAGAGAGAATGTACTTGGTATTACTGAGATAGATACTCGATTTTTGACAAAAATGCTTAGAGACGAAGGGGCGATGATGATGGTAGCTTCTACTGAGATACATGATCAGGATGCACTGAAAAAAGTACTGGACTCTTCCCCGCGTATTGAGGAAGTGAATTACATTGAACAGGTCAGTACAAAAGAGAGTTATATCCATCCTGAAGGGCGTTACAATACAGATACATTCCAGTATGACGCACCTAATACCACAAAAAAGATCATCGCACTTGACTTTGGTATTAAAAGAAATATTCTTAATGAATTGACACATGCAGGTATGGAAGTCACGGTTGTACCAAACTCCATATCAGCCGAAGAGATCATTGAGAAAGTCGATGCAAAAGAGTGTGATGGGGTATTCCTTTCAAATGGACCCGGGGACCCGCTTATTTTAACAGAGGAACATGAGAAGATCAAAAAACTGATCGCTCGCAAAGTACCGATTTTTGGTATCTGTCTTGGGCATCAGTTACTTTCTATCTCACATGGTTATGATACCTATAAACTGAAGTTCGGACACCATGGTGGAAATCACCCTGTGAGTAATGTGGTAACGGGTAAAGTAGAGATCACGGCACAAAACCACAACTATAATGTACCTGATAACATTACTGAAGTGGCGACTGTCACACATATGAACCTTTTTGACAATACGATAGAGGGACTCAAATACAATGATTCTCCAACCATGTCGGTACAACATCACCCGGAGGCTAGTCCTGGACCGCATGAAAGTGCCTATATCTTTGGCGAATTTGCCAAAATGCTTTAA
- a CDS encoding DUF507 family protein has protein sequence MRLKPQQTGYVATKIGIDLANAPFITLPKGREAVVAAAKKIIDENLEKERALDEKVKKIIEENYDEIEFQHADERQLFFMIKKKMAPEHGVIMNYDDRYNDLAHLILDELYENYLAEYTVNENQVKNVIFKSFKTFADAYDEIDDIVYTKIKGMEKEVIPGSQDYELLYERLYQEELSKRGML, from the coding sequence ATGAGACTAAAACCACAACAGACAGGATATGTAGCAACAAAAATCGGGATAGATCTAGCCAATGCACCTTTTATTACTCTGCCAAAAGGAAGAGAAGCAGTAGTGGCTGCAGCAAAAAAGATCATCGATGAAAATCTTGAAAAAGAACGCGCGCTTGATGAAAAAGTCAAAAAGATCATAGAAGAGAATTATGATGAGATAGAGTTCCAACATGCCGATGAGAGACAACTCTTTTTTATGATCAAAAAGAAAATGGCCCCTGAGCATGGTGTGATCATGAATTATGATGACAGATACAATGACCTGGCACACTTGATCTTGGATGAATTGTATGAAAATTACCTTGCAGAATATACAGTGAATGAAAACCAGGTGAAGAATGTGATATTTAAATCTTTCAAAACCTTTGCAGATGCCTATGATGAGATAGATGATATAGTTTATACAAAGATCAAAGGTATGGAGAAAGAAGTGATTCCTGGTTCACAGGATTATGAACTCCTCTATGAAAGATTGTATCAGGAAGAACTATCGAAAAGAGGTATGCTGTGA
- the ciaB gene encoding invasion protein CiaB, with product MKKQFMEDLQVIYDELQSRQADLNQYYELLDETKGHDQAYKSVEAFLTLIGLPRNKDSEMAALTRFVNLREDALEQVLEKQGCSKEEIAVKKELAYGFTSTMHINRHENFIAWVEEKQLLTPFYRALMLGVHHVGLAMSVWQSHWTDHILYSVNLELSEMFHGDDAKVFEMLQNESLLDRDESGSIGDRSYSVLKKEDTGYKSIAYAEAFPEEVAQVTTALEQLIALLNQYKDDVFDQKSEWIAYFTALKVAFTHTKTDELIGKWADVDRRWMAITTPLQVGHPLEYYEDHYRKAVALEWDLRIVNPKLQEGSSTRNNIKLFAYEMAKNFGKEALHTMSKNLLQVDETQLYIGQPVLYYGAEFNGLFSAQVVPNDEQVSTELGKKIFAYADFVMESKKSKPIMKLSVETMGEDFVKKQRELIDTDPDLWQEIYDISTVGHEYGHILWIDEETEKKMNRSGQFKNIEEFKATAGGLMAFFSNEREALKTHIVDDVVSRAVGLMAWREVGEVLPYYCEGLIHLDILFSSGVITYDGEIRIDYSKYDKMKESYQNAYRTLAENYLSKVDATLYLNTYARKENGVYLPVKEEIRSFVEHYYARYKEIGQQTITLS from the coding sequence ATGAAAAAACAGTTTATGGAAGATCTGCAGGTCATATATGATGAATTACAAAGCAGACAGGCCGATCTCAACCAATACTATGAACTATTGGATGAAACAAAAGGGCACGATCAAGCTTATAAGAGCGTAGAGGCATTTTTAACGCTTATTGGGTTACCGAGAAATAAAGACTCTGAAATGGCAGCGCTTACCCGTTTTGTGAATTTGCGTGAAGATGCGCTGGAACAAGTGTTGGAGAAGCAGGGCTGTTCTAAAGAAGAGATAGCAGTGAAAAAAGAGTTGGCCTATGGATTTACGAGTACGATGCACATAAACCGGCATGAAAATTTCATTGCATGGGTAGAGGAGAAGCAGCTTCTTACACCTTTTTATCGTGCGTTGATGTTGGGTGTACATCATGTTGGTCTTGCTATGAGCGTCTGGCAAAGCCACTGGACAGATCATATTCTTTACTCTGTGAACCTTGAGCTCAGTGAGATGTTTCACGGTGATGATGCAAAAGTATTTGAGATGCTTCAGAATGAGTCGCTGCTAGACAGAGACGAGAGCGGATCTATAGGAGACAGATCTTACTCTGTACTTAAAAAAGAGGACACTGGGTATAAAAGCATTGCCTATGCGGAAGCATTTCCTGAAGAGGTGGCACAAGTGACTACAGCACTTGAACAGCTCATTGCTCTTTTGAACCAATATAAAGATGATGTTTTTGATCAAAAATCAGAATGGATCGCCTATTTTACGGCGCTTAAAGTGGCTTTTACACATACGAAAACCGATGAACTCATAGGTAAATGGGCAGATGTTGATAGACGTTGGATGGCTATAACGACACCATTGCAGGTAGGGCATCCCTTAGAGTATTATGAAGATCATTACAGAAAAGCTGTGGCTCTGGAATGGGATCTGCGTATTGTCAATCCCAAATTGCAAGAGGGTTCAAGTACACGTAACAACATTAAACTTTTTGCCTATGAAATGGCAAAAAACTTTGGTAAAGAAGCCTTGCATACGATGAGTAAGAATCTTTTACAGGTGGATGAAACCCAGCTTTATATAGGTCAACCTGTCCTTTACTATGGAGCAGAGTTCAACGGTCTTTTCTCGGCACAGGTCGTACCGAATGATGAACAGGTTTCAACAGAACTTGGGAAAAAGATCTTTGCCTATGCCGATTTTGTCATGGAGTCCAAAAAATCCAAACCCATTATGAAACTTTCAGTCGAAACTATGGGTGAAGATTTTGTGAAGAAACAAAGAGAACTTATAGATACGGATCCTGACCTTTGGCAAGAGATCTACGATATCTCTACAGTAGGACATGAGTATGGTCATATCCTTTGGATAGATGAAGAGACGGAAAAAAAGATGAACCGCTCGGGACAGTTTAAAAATATCGAAGAGTTCAAAGCTACGGCAGGCGGACTGATGGCATTTTTCTCTAATGAGCGTGAAGCGCTGAAAACACACATTGTAGACGATGTGGTTTCACGGGCAGTGGGGCTTATGGCCTGGCGTGAGGTCGGTGAAGTTTTACCCTATTATTGTGAAGGATTGATCCATCTTGATATCCTTTTCAGCTCAGGTGTTATCACCTATGACGGAGAGATACGTATCGACTACAGCAAGTATGACAAGATGAAAGAATCCTATCAAAATGCCTATAGAACTTTAGCAGAAAACTATCTTTCAAAAGTAGATGCAACGCTCTATTTGAATACGTATGCGCGTAAAGAAAATGGTGTATATCTACCGGTAAAAGAGGAGATAAGATCATTTGTTGAACACTATTATGCAAGATATAAAGAGATAGGTCAGCAAACGATTACACTATCCTAA
- a CDS encoding adenylosuccinate synthase yields the protein MSKADLIVGLQWGDEGKGKIVDHMAQTHDYVCRFAGGHNAGHTIVIGDKKYALHLIPSGVLNPKAKNIVGNGVVLSPKDFIKEMEQFDNLEGRLFLSDKAHVLLPYHALIDQAKERLKGDKAIGTTGKGIGPAYGDKIARVGHRLGELLNPEKLTAKIIEFFAMNQPIFDAMGVEAPKEEELLAELEGYKAVLGPFITDTTQMMWEIMDDGKKILLEGAQGTMLDIDHGTYPYVTSSTTVSAGACSGLGINPKDLGKVTGIAKAYCTRVGNGPFPSEDFGAEGDTLRKNGHEFGTTTGRPRRCGWFDAVAMRHAVRVNGVDQVALMKLDVLDGFDEVKVCVAYEVDGKEIDYVPYELDDATPVYKSFPGWDKTEGVREFDALPETAKSYILALEEMIGTKMGIISTSPEREDTIIR from the coding sequence ATGAGTAAAGCAGATTTGATCGTAGGTCTCCAATGGGGAGATGAAGGAAAAGGAAAGATCGTTGACCATATGGCGCAGACACATGACTATGTATGTCGTTTTGCAGGTGGTCATAATGCGGGGCATACGATCGTCATTGGTGACAAGAAGTATGCGCTTCACCTTATCCCTTCTGGTGTACTGAACCCAAAAGCAAAAAATATTGTAGGGAATGGTGTCGTACTTTCTCCAAAAGATTTCATTAAAGAGATGGAGCAGTTTGATAACCTGGAGGGAAGACTTTTCCTTTCAGACAAAGCACATGTACTTTTGCCTTACCATGCACTCATAGACCAAGCCAAAGAGCGTTTGAAGGGTGACAAAGCCATCGGTACAACGGGTAAAGGTATCGGACCTGCCTACGGTGATAAGATCGCTAGAGTAGGACATAGACTGGGAGAATTGTTAAACCCTGAAAAGCTTACGGCTAAAATTATAGAGTTTTTTGCAATGAACCAGCCGATCTTTGATGCGATGGGTGTTGAAGCTCCGAAAGAGGAAGAACTTTTAGCCGAGCTGGAAGGGTATAAAGCAGTACTTGGGCCTTTTATCACAGATACGACACAAATGATGTGGGAGATCATGGATGATGGGAAAAAGATACTTTTAGAGGGTGCACAGGGAACGATGCTTGATATCGATCATGGTACCTATCCGTATGTAACCTCTTCAACAACGGTCAGTGCAGGTGCCTGTTCTGGTCTTGGTATCAATCCCAAAGACCTTGGAAAAGTCACAGGTATAGCAAAAGCATACTGTACAAGAGTAGGGAATGGGCCTTTCCCAAGTGAAGATTTTGGTGCAGAGGGTGACACACTTCGTAAAAATGGACATGAGTTCGGTACAACGACAGGACGTCCGAGAAGATGTGGTTGGTTTGATGCTGTAGCGATGCGTCATGCAGTGCGTGTAAATGGTGTAGACCAGGTAGCACTGATGAAATTGGATGTACTGGATGGTTTTGATGAGGTAAAAGTATGTGTGGCTTATGAAGTAGATGGCAAAGAGATCGACTATGTGCCTTATGAGCTTGATGATGCAACACCTGTCTATAAGAGTTTTCCGGGTTGGGACAAAACAGAAGGTGTGAGAGAATTCGATGCCTTGCCGGAGACAGCCAAATCATATATTTTGGCACTAGAAGAGATGATCGGAACAAAGATGGGGATCATTTCGACAAGTCCAGAGCGTGAAGACACAATAATTCGATAA
- a CDS encoding MFS transporter: MIKQIMPLSLIVGLRFFGLFIVLPVLSIYALDMEGATPFLAGLVVGGYALTQAAFQVPFGLASDKIGRKKTLLFGLIIFIIGSVIAAMSENIYMLLIGRFLQGAGAIGSVVSAMVADLVKEEQRAHAMAIMGGTIALSFAAAMIIAPVVGGHWGIDKLFWLTAILSVMAIGILFTAVPQPPTIVHSYEEEESKMLEVFKDRSLTRMYITFLFHSSIMTMAFFIIPVVMTQGLTEGGFGWEKSELWKVYFPAMIFGFFAMAPAAIFGEKYGKGKQVFMISVSVIFFGFLAMGFASSAWVFVVGVVLFFIGFNMFEPLLQSFVAKFAKVHQKGAALGVANTFAYVGIFLGGLLAGWLMQHYDRATLAVVVAIISVIWFIWVATMPNPNNRGNVYLSLDIFDRERVASLKSHEAIVESYVNETENIAVIKYEKDLIDEDEIRGMLS; encoded by the coding sequence ATGATTAAACAGATCATGCCGCTCAGTCTCATTGTGGGATTGAGGTTTTTTGGACTCTTTATCGTTCTTCCTGTTCTCTCCATCTATGCACTTGACATGGAAGGCGCAACACCTTTCCTTGCAGGTCTTGTTGTAGGTGGTTATGCACTTACACAAGCCGCTTTTCAAGTACCTTTTGGACTGGCAAGTGACAAAATAGGACGTAAAAAGACCCTGCTTTTTGGTCTGATCATCTTCATTATAGGTTCCGTGATCGCTGCAATGAGTGAAAATATCTACATGCTTCTTATCGGGCGTTTTCTACAGGGTGCAGGTGCCATCGGTTCTGTGGTTTCAGCGATGGTTGCAGACCTGGTAAAAGAGGAGCAGCGTGCCCATGCTATGGCCATCATGGGTGGAACGATCGCGCTTAGCTTTGCCGCAGCGATGATCATTGCACCTGTCGTGGGTGGTCACTGGGGGATAGACAAACTCTTTTGGCTGACTGCGATTCTTTCGGTGATGGCGATAGGTATTTTATTTACTGCCGTCCCTCAGCCTCCGACGATCGTTCACAGCTATGAAGAAGAGGAATCCAAGATGCTAGAGGTCTTTAAAGACAGATCTCTGACACGTATGTACATTACGTTTCTTTTCCATTCCTCTATTATGACCATGGCATTTTTTATCATTCCAGTCGTGATGACACAGGGGCTCACTGAAGGCGGCTTTGGTTGGGAAAAGTCTGAACTCTGGAAAGTCTATTTCCCTGCGATGATCTTTGGTTTCTTCGCTATGGCACCTGCAGCAATATTTGGAGAGAAGTACGGTAAGGGGAAACAAGTCTTTATGATCTCGGTTTCTGTGATCTTCTTTGGTTTTCTTGCGATGGGATTTGCGAGTTCTGCGTGGGTCTTTGTCGTGGGTGTCGTGCTTTTTTTCATCGGATTCAATATGTTCGAACCTCTCCTGCAGAGTTTTGTGGCCAAATTTGCCAAAGTCCACCAGAAAGGTGCAGCATTGGGTGTAGCCAATACTTTTGCCTATGTAGGTATCTTCCTGGGTGGTCTGCTTGCAGGTTGGCTCATGCAGCACTATGACAGAGCCACACTTGCCGTTGTGGTGGCAATCATTTCTGTAATATGGTTCATCTGGGTAGCGACCATGCCAAACCCAAACAACAGAGGGAATGTCTATCTTTCTTTAGACATTTTTGACCGCGAAAGGGTGGCTTCCCTGAAGAGTCATGAAGCGATTGTAGAGAGTTATGTGAATGAAACAGAGAACATCGCTGTTATCAAATATGAAAAAGACCTCATAGATGAAGATGAGATCAGAGGGATGTTGAGTTAA